In Rhodamnia argentea isolate NSW1041297 chromosome 4, ASM2092103v1, whole genome shotgun sequence, the following proteins share a genomic window:
- the LOC115754021 gene encoding putative esterase YitV isoform X1, which yields MKSLLPHLPRPTLFYSIPRLPPTAAHVVARPPHVRAPAPLFPSYKCANADADARASMTKMGGEAVTVADAEKFRSDFVQFLRSRRSEEVELSVEPAKPVESPLYQEANPPGFSEGMQSCPKENIRNLKELLKEENVYLITEKGEQGRLPVLIISMKEDIVQKRPAIVFLHSTHKCKEWLRPLLEAYASRGYIAVAVDSRYHGERASSLTTYRDALISSWKKGDTMPFIFDTVWDLLKLVDYLTKREDIDPSKIGITGESLGGMHAWFAAFADKRYSVVVPIIGVQGFRWAIDNDMWQGRVDSIKPLFEEARKDLGKSTIDREVVEQVWNRIAPGLASDFDAPNTIPAIAPRPLLIINGGNDPRCPVAGLEVPKSRASEAYEKAHRPENFKLIAEPGVAHQMTSLMVKEASDWFDRFLKQQ from the exons atgaaatcgcTGCTCCCGCACCTTCCTCGCCCGACTCTCTTCTACTCGATCCCTCGGCTCCCGCCAACGGCCGCGCACGTGGTGGCCCGCC CCCCGCACGTGCGAGCCCCCGCGCCACTTTTCCCCTCCTATAAATGCGCAAACGCTGACGCGGACGCTCGCGCTTCAATGACCAAAATGGGCGGAGAAGCTGTGACTGTAGCCGATGCCGAGAAGTTTCGCTCCGACTTCGTTCAATTTCTTCGTAGCAGACGATCCGAGGAAG TTGAGCTATCCGTAGAACCTGCAAAACCGGTGGAGAGTCCTTTGTATCAAGAAGCTAATCCGCCTGGTTTCAGTGAG GGAATGCAATCTTGTCCCAAGGAAAACATTAGGAATCTCAAGGAGCTACTTAAGGAGGAAAATGTCTACCTAATTACTGAG AAAGGAGAGCAGGGTCGCTTGCCTGTACTTATCATAAGCATGAAAGAGGACATCGTCCAAAAGAGGCCTGCTATTGTGTTTCTGCACAGCACACATAAGTGCAAAGAATGGCTACGCCCTTTGCTTGAG GCATATGCTTCTCGAGGATATattgctgttgctgttgattCTCGGTATCATGGAGAACGTGCCAGTAGTCTGACCACCTACCGAGAC GCACTTATATCATCATGGAAAAAGGGTGATACTATGCCATTTATATTTGATACG GTCTGGGACTTGCTCAAACTGGTGGATTATCTCACAAAGAGAGAGGACATAGACCCCTCAAAGATAGGGATCACGGGCGAATCACTTGGAG GAATGCATGCATGGTTTGCTGCTTTTGCTGACAAACGCTATTCAGTAGTTGTCCCTATAATCGGCGTGCAG GGGTTCCGATGGGCCATAGACAACGATATGTGGCAGGGTAGAGTTGACAGCATAAAACCTCTTTTTGAAG AGGCACGTAAGGATTTGGGAAAGAGTACCATTGACAGAGAAGTGGTAGAGCAG GTATGGAATAGGATAGCTCCTGGTCTAGCCTCTGATTTTGATGCCCCCAACACAATCCCAGCCATTGCTCCACGGCCCCTTCTGATAATTAATG GTGGAAATGATCCTCGCTGCCCTGTTGCTGGCCTGGAAGTTCCAAAATCAAGAGCATCTGAGGCTTATGAGAAGGCGCACCGTCCAGAGAATTTTAAG TTAATCGCGGAACCTGGAGTCGCACACCAGATGACATCGCTGATGGTGAAAGAGGCTAGCGATTGGTTCGACAGGTTCCTTAAGCAACAATAA
- the LOC115754021 gene encoding uncharacterized protein LOC115754021 isoform X2: MKSLLPHLPRPTLFYSIPRLPPTAAHVVARPPHVRAPAPLFPSYKCANADADARASMTKMGGEAVTVADAEKFRSDFVQFLRSRRSEEVELSVEPAKPVESPLYQEANPPGFSEGMQSCPKENIRNLKELLKEENVYLITEKGEQGRLPVLIISMKEDIVQKRPAIVFLHSTHKCKEWLRPLLEAYASRGYIAVAVDSRYHGERASSLTTYRDALISSWKKGDTMPFIFDTVWDLLKLVDYLTKREDIDPSKIGITGESLGGMHAWFAAFADKRYSVVVPIIGVQGFRWAIDNDMWQGRVDSIKPLFEEARKDLGKSTIDREVVEQVWNRIAPGLASDFDAPNTIPAIAPRPLLIINGGNDPRCPVAGLEVPKSRASEAYEKAHRPENFKGQLFFS, encoded by the exons atgaaatcgcTGCTCCCGCACCTTCCTCGCCCGACTCTCTTCTACTCGATCCCTCGGCTCCCGCCAACGGCCGCGCACGTGGTGGCCCGCC CCCCGCACGTGCGAGCCCCCGCGCCACTTTTCCCCTCCTATAAATGCGCAAACGCTGACGCGGACGCTCGCGCTTCAATGACCAAAATGGGCGGAGAAGCTGTGACTGTAGCCGATGCCGAGAAGTTTCGCTCCGACTTCGTTCAATTTCTTCGTAGCAGACGATCCGAGGAAG TTGAGCTATCCGTAGAACCTGCAAAACCGGTGGAGAGTCCTTTGTATCAAGAAGCTAATCCGCCTGGTTTCAGTGAG GGAATGCAATCTTGTCCCAAGGAAAACATTAGGAATCTCAAGGAGCTACTTAAGGAGGAAAATGTCTACCTAATTACTGAG AAAGGAGAGCAGGGTCGCTTGCCTGTACTTATCATAAGCATGAAAGAGGACATCGTCCAAAAGAGGCCTGCTATTGTGTTTCTGCACAGCACACATAAGTGCAAAGAATGGCTACGCCCTTTGCTTGAG GCATATGCTTCTCGAGGATATattgctgttgctgttgattCTCGGTATCATGGAGAACGTGCCAGTAGTCTGACCACCTACCGAGAC GCACTTATATCATCATGGAAAAAGGGTGATACTATGCCATTTATATTTGATACG GTCTGGGACTTGCTCAAACTGGTGGATTATCTCACAAAGAGAGAGGACATAGACCCCTCAAAGATAGGGATCACGGGCGAATCACTTGGAG GAATGCATGCATGGTTTGCTGCTTTTGCTGACAAACGCTATTCAGTAGTTGTCCCTATAATCGGCGTGCAG GGGTTCCGATGGGCCATAGACAACGATATGTGGCAGGGTAGAGTTGACAGCATAAAACCTCTTTTTGAAG AGGCACGTAAGGATTTGGGAAAGAGTACCATTGACAGAGAAGTGGTAGAGCAG GTATGGAATAGGATAGCTCCTGGTCTAGCCTCTGATTTTGATGCCCCCAACACAATCCCAGCCATTGCTCCACGGCCCCTTCTGATAATTAATG GTGGAAATGATCCTCGCTGCCCTGTTGCTGGCCTGGAAGTTCCAAAATCAAGAGCATCTGAGGCTTATGAGAAGGCGCACCGTCCAGAGAATTTTAAG GGTCAACTGTTCTTTTCCTGA